AGCGCCTGCCGTAGCACTCAGCAGATCGTCCATAAAGGACATGCCATAACCGGCGTAGATATTGTATTCATCAGAAAACTCGTCGTTCGTCCAGTTCCCACCGGGATTGGAGTCCAGAGGCATATTAGCCCAGACGCCGGCATAGAACCCATAGTAGGCGAACTCTACGTTCGGCTGCAGCGACTCGTAGGCACCCTGCGCACCTGAGGTGACATACATCGACTCATAGTCGATCGTCGCAAAAGCGTGCAGCTCGACCTCACCCTCATCCTCAATCACAGCGGTCTCCCGTTCCTCTGCCTCAGTGGTAGCATCTACCCCCTGGAAAATCTCCGACTGGGCGTATCCTGCACTTGTGCCAAGCAGGAAGGATACTGCGAGAAGTTTACTGATTGTTTTAATAGTCATAGCATTATCGGTATCGTGTTAATGAAGACCGATCCTATCTTCGACCGCCAAGTAGCTTTTTAGCGGAAGGATAGGAATGAGTCCGCGTCTCAATTCTGTATCATTTGGATCCCTAATTAATTCTCATGGACACAACTGAGACACAGCAGCCATGAATCACCGTCAGCCCCACCCCTCAATCGTGATTGTGAGATTCATTTTCAATCCGACCAAAAGGTCAATTTTGTTATGAGCGAGGGGATAAAGATAAGTGAGTTTCAAGCACCATAATTAGAAAATCTTATCACCCCATCAATGCATCAAATCCGCACCTCTACCCAACCAATATCGTACGGCCTTCAATCATGCCTAAAAAAAGGCGCCCCCATGCAGGAGGCGCCTGTCGTAAAAAACAAATACGTATAACAGATAGACTAAGCCGAGGGCTTGGGGTCGACCTGATGCAGATGGACGTCCTGCTGCGGGAACGGGATAGAGATCCCCTCTTCGTCGAAGCGCAGCTTGATCGTCATGTTGAGGCGGAAAAAGGTCGGCCAGTAATCCGAGCTGTTAACCCAGGGCCGCACCGCAAAATTGACGCTGCTGTCGGCCATTTCGAGTACGCCGATCGTGTAGGTCGGGTCCTTCAGGACGCATTCATCATTGTTGAGAATGTCCTCCAGGACTGCCTGCACCTTACGCAGATCATCCTCGTAGCTGACGCCTACCACCAGGTCCATACGGCGCGTGTCGTGGGCGGAGAAGTTTGTGATCGGCCCGCTGGTGATCTGGCCATTGGGGACCACTATCTTCTTGTTATCCGGCGTTTTGAACTGAGTTTCAAACACGCTCAACTCGACGACACTCCCGCTGATACCGGCGGCCTGGATAAAGTCCCCGACGCGAAACGGCTTGAAGACCAGGATCATGACCCCGGCAGCGAAGTTACCCAGTGAGTCCTTTAGAGCGAAACCGATGGCGACCGTACACGCGCCCACGATGGCCACGGCAGAGGTCGTGTTAATACCCACTTCTTCGAGCGCCGCGATGATCGCGATGGCGAGCAAAATAAAGTAGAGTACATTACTGCAAAACGAGATCACGGCTGCCTCGACCTTTCTTGCGGTCAAGACCTTACGGAATATCTTGCAGATGAACTTGGCCAGGATACGGCCAACGATCAGGATAATAATGGCATAAATCGCCGGGAAGGCGTAGGTTTCCACCAAGTGCATGATGGTGCTGGTTTCTTCGTCCATAGATGAGGATGGTAAGTTTGCGATTAGGAGCTGTCCGGTCGTCATTTTTTGCTCGGACCGGTACAGAATCGGCGCATAGAATGAACACTTTATATGAAAACGTCCAGCATCTCCCTGCGCGTCGCTGATTTCCTCAAGCAGCACCCCCCCTTTGAATTTTTCGGGCTGCAGGACCTTGTACAGCTTGCCGGTACGGGGAGGGTCAAGTTCCACGAAGAGGGAGAGCACGTTTTTGATGAGGGCGAGCCCCGCGGGCGGCATTTTTACGTCATCCAGCAGGGTACGGTAAACCTCTACTCCCGCTCCGCCAAGGGTGGTGAAGAGCTGATCGACGTGCGTGTCGAGGGGGACCTGCTGGGCATCTTCTGGCTGATGGGAGAGCAACCCTACCGCTACACAGCTATCACCGCCAGCGACACCCTGTTGTACGCCCTGCCCTTTGAGGACTTTCTGCCGCTGGCTGCCCGCTACCCCGCCGCCACCCGCTACCTCGTCGATTATTTCTCGGAAATGTCCGGCCCCAAGGGGGATCATACCGATGAGAGCAGCCCCGGCCATGAACAGGGCCTGTGGCTCCAGAAGTCCGGCCCGCACCACACCTTTGAGCCAGAGGACTTCCTGAACTGCTCCCCCGGCGAGAGCATCAAAGATGTCGCCTCCAAGCTCTCCTCCCACCACCAGCAGGCAGCCATCATCACCGATGACAAAAGCTACCCGCTGGGTATCGTGACCGAGGCAGACCTGTGCCGCCGCGTGGCCACAGCGGAAGTCTCCCCCGATGAGCCGGTCGAGCTGCTGATGAGCTCACCGGTACGCACAGTCAGCCCGGACCTTAATGCCGGGGACCTGCTCCTGCTCATGCTCCGGCATCGCCTGCGGCACCTGTGCGTGACGCAGGACGGCTCGCCCGACTCACCCGTCCTCGGATTGATCTCCGAGCGTGAGCTGCAGATGAACTACGGGCGCCTGCCCAATGCGCTCGGGCGTCAGATACTCTCCGCCCCGGATGTGCGCACCCTCTCCCGGCTACGCGACCGGGCCGATCAGCTCCTGATCGAATACCTCGAGAGCGAAGCCCATATGGGCTTCCTGACAGACTTTGTGGCCGAGATCGACAGTCTGGTGCTGAACCGCGCGCTCGTTCTCGCTGAGCGCCACCTGATTGATCGCGGTCTTGAGAAACCCGACATCGACTTCTGCTGGCTGGCCATGCATAGCGAGGGCCGCAAGGAGCGCCTGATCCGCTCCTCCCAGCGTACCGCTCTCGTCTATGCAGACCCGCCGATGGAGATCAGCCGCTACTGCCGCCGCTGGTTCCTGCACCTGGCCGAAGAGGTCAGCCACATCCTCGTCGGCTGCGGATTCCCCTTTGACACCAATGGCCGCCTGGCCAGCAACACCGAGTGGTGCCAGCCCTTTACGACCTGGAAGGCCTACTACAGCCGCTGGATTCATGAGCCAATCGACAGCAATATCGTTTCGCTGACCACGCTGTTTGACCTGCGGGCAGTAGGCGGAAACCCCGAGCTGGCCGACGCCCTGCGCAGCCATATCCGCGCAGAGATTAAGGAAAGCCCGAACTTCATCCCGCTGCTGGCCAACGACGCCATGGCAAACCTGCCCCCGGTCACGATCTTCCGGGACTCGGTCATGGACAAGGCCGGGATCCTCTGGAGCTGTATCGACACCAAGATGCACGCCCTCTACCCGCTCGTCGATGTGGCCCGTGTCTTTGCGCTGGAGTACGAGCAGGAAGACTGCACGAACACGATGGAACGCTTTGAGCGCATGGCAGAGCGTCTGCCCGAGGACCGCGAGCTTTTCCGCGCGGCTGCCGAGGCCGTAAGTGCCAGCCTCGCCCTGCAATCGCTGATCGGCCACCGGCGCGGCGATAACGGCCAGTTTATCCGCCCGCACGAGCTAACGAAGGCCGACCAGGAGCACCTCAAGGGCGTTTTTCGCACGATTGTTCGCCTCTTGGACTACGCAGCGGCACACTTTAAGCTTAAACTCGACTAGCCACTCTACTAACTGCCTGAACTTCGGATACTGCCATGAACCTCTTCGGAGATACTGACGACATCCAGCTCTACCACGAGTCCTTCGACGACAGCTGGAGTGACAGCGACACGCTGGACCATGTCCGCTTCGTCGTGCTCGACACCGAGACCACCGGCCTGGACGCCCGTAAGGACGCCATCGTCACGATCGGGGCCGTCGCGGTGCGCCGTAACCAGATCATGCTCGATGACCAGTACGAGGCCATGATCAAGTTTGCCTACAACACCTCCTCGGTCGTGGTACACGGGGTCACCCGCGAGTCGGCTCAGGAGGGCGGCGTCGAGGAACCGGTCGCACTGCGGCAATTTCTCGCCTATCTGCGGGACGGGATCATCGTCGGCCATCACATCGGATTCGACGTGGAAATACTCGGCGAGCGCTGCCGCCAGCGCTTCGGGCTCGACCTGCAAAACCGCTGGATCGACACCATGGAGCTCACCTTGAGGCTGGAGGATCTGGGCGCATTCCCCGAACAGGAGCACCTGAAAAAGGACTTCTCACTGGACGGGCTGTGCCGCCGCTTCGGCATCCCGCCGCACGACCGCCATACCGCTCCGGGCGACGCCTTTATCACCGCACAGGTTTTTCTGAAACTTTTACGCCTGGCCCGGCGTTATAATATGACAACGCTGGCCGACATCTCCCAACGCTGGCAGCCCCCCGAGGAGTAACACGGGTCGCGCCCTTTGGCGCCAGTACGCGGGAGATTGTTCCAAGGGCCAGTTTACAAATCGATCTGCCCCATGAAAAAGCTCATCTTCCGCCGTGTGCTGAACCTCCTGCTGTGGCTCAGTGCCTGTTTCCTCGCCGCCACCGGCTTTGCGCTCAAGTGGCGTTTCCCTCACGGAGGGGGACATCGTGGAGGCTCGGGTGGCCCACCCGTCATGCTGGGGCTAGATAAACACGAGTGGGTGGACCTGCACACCTGGGTCGGCGTGGGATTCGCAGTGCTGATACTCGCCCATCTTTACCTGGCCTGGCCCTGGCTTAAAAACGCAGCCGCGGGCAAGAAGCGCCTCTGGGCGGTCTTCGGCGGGCTCGCCACCGGTCTGGCCATGGTGGCGATACTCCTGCTTGCTCCCGTCAGCAGTCAGACTCTAGCCGAGTCCAGCGACTCCACACTCCAGACGCAGGGCGGCAGCTATGGTGGGAATGGACCGGGCGACGGCACCGGTAACCGCTGGAGGCAGCAATCTGACGACGAGTAAGGTTACGCTTTCCAACCCGCTCACAGGGCGTATAAATGGACGGTCTGCATGAGCGCGGTATATCCATGGGGCCACGAAGGCCGTTATAATGACTTCACGCGAGCCTTCCGGCGGCGCTTCGAGGGGCGCGTGCAAAAGGTATCCGTGGACGGCGGCTTTACCTGCCCCAACCGCGACGGCACCCTCGCCTGCAGCGGCTGCGCCTACTGCAA
This genomic interval from Ruficoccus sp. ZRK36 contains the following:
- a CDS encoding TorF family putative porin is translated as MTIKTISKLLAVSFLLGTSAGYAQSEIFQGVDATTEAEERETAVIEDEGEVELHAFATIDYESMYVTSGAQGAYESLQPNVEFAYYGFYAGVWANMPLDSNPGGNWTNDEFSDEYNIYAGYGMSFMDDLLSATAGATYYLYPDFNTDPNHTWELNFGIAADVLLNPGFELNYDLNLNQLECIIVSSYEFDLSEYTVDGLSLAAGVAFGYLQNEVDKVSYFYVEMAVDVVYTYNENFSVFAGPRFSTNDAGKDNNIGERATNF
- a CDS encoding mechanosensitive ion channel domain-containing protein, whose protein sequence is MDEETSTIMHLVETYAFPAIYAIIILIVGRILAKFICKIFRKVLTARKVEAAVISFCSNVLYFILLAIAIIAALEEVGINTTSAVAIVGACTVAIGFALKDSLGNFAAGVMILVFKPFRVGDFIQAAGISGSVVELSVFETQFKTPDNKKIVVPNGQITSGPITNFSAHDTRRMDLVVGVSYEDDLRKVQAVLEDILNNDECVLKDPTYTIGVLEMADSSVNFAVRPWVNSSDYWPTFFRLNMTIKLRFDEEGISIPFPQQDVHLHQVDPKPSA
- a CDS encoding DUF294 nucleotidyltransferase-like domain-containing protein codes for the protein MKTSSISLRVADFLKQHPPFEFFGLQDLVQLAGTGRVKFHEEGEHVFDEGEPRGRHFYVIQQGTVNLYSRSAKGGEELIDVRVEGDLLGIFWLMGEQPYRYTAITASDTLLYALPFEDFLPLAARYPAATRYLVDYFSEMSGPKGDHTDESSPGHEQGLWLQKSGPHHTFEPEDFLNCSPGESIKDVASKLSSHHQQAAIITDDKSYPLGIVTEADLCRRVATAEVSPDEPVELLMSSPVRTVSPDLNAGDLLLLMLRHRLRHLCVTQDGSPDSPVLGLISERELQMNYGRLPNALGRQILSAPDVRTLSRLRDRADQLLIEYLESEAHMGFLTDFVAEIDSLVLNRALVLAERHLIDRGLEKPDIDFCWLAMHSEGRKERLIRSSQRTALVYADPPMEISRYCRRWFLHLAEEVSHILVGCGFPFDTNGRLASNTEWCQPFTTWKAYYSRWIHEPIDSNIVSLTTLFDLRAVGGNPELADALRSHIRAEIKESPNFIPLLANDAMANLPPVTIFRDSVMDKAGILWSCIDTKMHALYPLVDVARVFALEYEQEDCTNTMERFERMAERLPEDRELFRAAAEAVSASLALQSLIGHRRGDNGQFIRPHELTKADQEHLKGVFRTIVRLLDYAAAHFKLKLD
- a CDS encoding 3'-5' exonuclease, with product MNLFGDTDDIQLYHESFDDSWSDSDTLDHVRFVVLDTETTGLDARKDAIVTIGAVAVRRNQIMLDDQYEAMIKFAYNTSSVVVHGVTRESAQEGGVEEPVALRQFLAYLRDGIIVGHHIGFDVEILGERCRQRFGLDLQNRWIDTMELTLRLEDLGAFPEQEHLKKDFSLDGLCRRFGIPPHDRHTAPGDAFITAQVFLKLLRLARRYNMTTLADISQRWQPPEE
- a CDS encoding DUF4405 domain-containing protein, whose translation is MKKLIFRRVLNLLLWLSACFLAATGFALKWRFPHGGGHRGGSGGPPVMLGLDKHEWVDLHTWVGVGFAVLILAHLYLAWPWLKNAAAGKKRLWAVFGGLATGLAMVAILLLAPVSSQTLAESSDSTLQTQGGSYGGNGPGDGTGNRWRQQSDDE